One window from the genome of Fimbriimonadia bacterium encodes:
- a CDS encoding 50S ribosomal protein L10 → MPTEAKAQVIANTAKLCEQSGALIFTDYRGLTVKSLAGVRRQLKTVGAEYHVVKNTLFRRAFGDKSNELPEEFLSGPTAIAFVEKDEAACAKMIAGFMKEHPELKFKGGYLSGRILSEADVVTLSKLPSKGELVAQVLSLVDAPLRGVVNVLNETVAQVVRCIGAIEEKKRGEDAA, encoded by the coding sequence ATGCCTACGGAAGCGAAAGCGCAGGTAATCGCAAACACGGCCAAGCTGTGCGAGCAGTCCGGTGCGCTGATCTTCACGGACTATAGAGGGCTCACGGTCAAGTCGCTGGCGGGTGTCCGTCGTCAACTCAAGACCGTCGGAGCCGAGTATCACGTGGTCAAGAACACTCTGTTCCGGCGCGCGTTCGGTGACAAGTCGAACGAGCTACCGGAAGAGTTCCTGTCCGGCCCGACGGCCATCGCGTTTGTCGAGAAGGACGAGGCGGCGTGCGCCAAGATGATCGCCGGCTTCATGAAGGAGCATCCCGAGCTGAAGTTCAAGGGCGGCTACCTAAGCGGCCGCATCCTGTCCGAAGCGGACGTGGTGACGCTCTCGAAGCTCCCCTCGAAGGGCGAGTTGGTCGCGCAAGTGCTCAGCCTGGTGGACGCGCCGCTCCGCGGTGTGGTCAACGTGCTGAACGAGACCGTGGCTCAGGTCGTGCGCTGCATCGGCGCAATCGAAGAGAAGAAACGAGGAGAGGACGCAGCCTAA
- the rplL gene encoding 50S ribosomal protein L7/L12: MATAVEQVVEMISGMTALELSELKTALEDKFGVTAAAPMVGMPMMGAMPGAAAGAAEPEEEKSSFDVILTEVGAQKLQVIKVVREFTSLGLKEAKDLVDSAPKPIKEGVQKEEADKIKAALEEVGAKAELK, encoded by the coding sequence ATGGCAACAGCAGTTGAGCAAGTCGTCGAGATGATTAGCGGGATGACCGCATTGGAACTCTCGGAACTGAAGACCGCTCTGGAGGACAAGTTCGGGGTGACCGCAGCGGCTCCCATGGTCGGCATGCCGATGATGGGCGCGATGCCGGGCGCCGCGGCAGGTGCTGCTGAACCCGAAGAGGAGAAGAGCAGCTTCGACGTGATCCTCACCGAGGTGGGCGCGCAGAAGCTTCAGGTGATCAAAGTGGTCCGCGAGTTCACGAGCCTCGGCCTGAAGGAGGCCAAGGACCTGGTGGACAGCGCTCCGAAGCCCATCAAGGAAGGTGTTCAGAAGGAAGAGGCGGACAAGATCAAGGCCGCACTGGAGGAAGTGGGAGCGAAGGCCGAGCTGAAGTAG